tctgaaagccaagtgttgttgcttttttccgACCGATTATTCTGTCAGCATctgaaaagaaaacatttttcacagcattccaatggtgttcgatgtcgtcatatactgtgctgctgattgttctcatttcgtgtgacaggtggtccctaaatTATTGACGGATCGTGGGATCCTTTAGTTTAGGGGTTCGTGTTtttccgttggatcttcgaactgtagtTGTACTCAATCTAAGGGAAGCTATCATTAATATATATATCGGTgcctcttctgtttcgtacGTCCAAGAGACTGTttctaaagcgtcgactaatTGCGAAGTGGTCAAAACAGTAGCTTCCATTTTGCAAACATTATAATACATTCAGAAAGATCCAAGAACAGAAAAACAGCAAGTATTAAAAGGATCATAATATTGATTTGACAAACCTAACAGTACCAAATGCATTGAGAAATTAGTCCTTTCTGATATTAAAGAAAGTTCCATCTAATAGTTCAACTAAAACTTCAAAGTGCTTTTTTCTCCATCAGACAAATTGGTAGTTTAGGAAGTCCAATCGATTAATTTCTATGCAAATGGATCCACAACTGATTACGTTTTCGGTAGAGGTATCTTCTCGGACagataaaattcatgtctcttatcaaaaaattgtgtatCTTTCTTAGCAATTCAATAATTGTACATTCAGATCTATCAAATCGCATACAGCACTTAAGAGATCAATATTGTCTTTCCAGGATATTGTAAGTCTGAGTAACTTGCagaaaatagatttaaatttaaattaaatgaggtggagcaacagtccgttgagaactagggcctagcctagtgacttacaactatcaaccattcttgtgtgcgattAATGTTGTTAGGGATTGAGGGGACCTTAAGTTTTGAggcgaattcgaacggctaatttgaaaaaagcacttttcatgacaagaattactcttcgaagatttgtcaatttctccaGGATGCAGGACCcgtgaaaaataaactttagatggcacaagcAGAGATTggactcaagacctctggcatgacagtccaacgcacttaacATCACAATACGAGTACTACTAGAAAATGGATctataggtttttaaaataagagttttcattttaatattgaaaaacacgagaatttttgaaggaaaagaTTGTAAGTTGTGATCAATTCTTTGATAAATAGCGTGGTCCGAAATTTGAAACCCTAAAGATCGGTGAACTATAAGCTACATATATAAACTTGGCCCCGTGAATTAACTCCAAAAGAAATAACTTCcaataaattgtatttcatATGAAAGAACTCGCCATTTTTGGGGATTAAATCCATGCTTGTTTAGGGACTACttccattttaaattaagagAGTCATTTCATGATGAAAGAGGACACACCTTACCTCGCCAAGTcctataataaatacaataaatccAATTCTTTAAAGTTTGGCTGGAAAGTGGCTCACGTTATGTAGTGCTGTGTCGATAGTCAAAACGTGAGCGAAAAACCTCCCACTCTCCATCCAGTACACATTCAACAAGAAATAAAGTGGCaagacatgttttttttataataagcgcacactttAGGGGATATTACTATCCCTATTATGTAAGGACACAGTGTAAGTACTAGGAAAgagagagaggggttgaaaggaggtgacggttcacattggttttgaattcatgaatattgcaatggctgggaaaaacagagtgagGTAAGTAATTGCACATTcacgtagtgcggctaaagaacgaatatctttacttgacagtacgaccgaagttgggttcGAGGGtatgtatattgatgagcattcctagaaccgtgagtattatggttgaactgtttaaggggaggaatacaactggctatttctctagagcataaaccattaaaataacggtaaaagagtgtgagacaagaaacatttcgaagatgttcaagtgactttaatgatcttatgatggtaatatccccaatcaatctaaatgctcttcgttcaatactgtccaagaggcttaagtaagtttctGGAGCAACAGCTAATATATGgcagttatactcaagctttgaacgGATATAtgtcttgtagataatagccagatcagagggggagaaaaatttctttcatcaccttagaaaacccaaacatcttggggcatttttggcgacatcgcgcatgtgatcgtttcacaaaaggtggttggtgacatacataccgagaatatcgagatgttcggtctcctcgatgcaagtgccatttatggataatggcaaaagGAGTATTTtatgctttaacgatacaagacagcattaggttttcgaagcattaaattacgcggtttcttattccgcattgtacaatgctgtttaggtcggaatttaatgagcttatcatattttgtcgttgcaattccacatccaaagaagagggatgtaaATCTGAAAAcgtatatgaaaagctaagagtactatcgtcagtaAAACAATGTATTCGATTAGAAGTTGTAGGCAGgagatcataaataaaaatgagaaagagtgttggagatggAACAGAGCCCTGGAGTACACCAACAtctattttgtggttttcagacttgaatctatccaatacaacttgtattgaacgattcgaaaggtagttactaatccaatgaaggagggattcttattggaaaacgctggacaaatgcagttttccaccctgaggagtaggacagatgaaaagtttacgcagtggttttggcagcgttgaagaacacctcttcagaaaaatagaggggataccatccggaccagcggatttatgaatgttgagatctttaagagctcttgccacagtacgagtgcgaaaaaaagattggtcctatagaatcactaactcacTCAAGTAcagcggagtcataacactcactcaCTGAAAGAGTTAACAAATGGAGtttcattgacaacgagcgtaggaaccgaggaagaattcctcatatttatttacaaaaaaccaaacatttttactgcctctgggacattgcagtattttttaccGCCATTTTTGgtcaattacaaaaatatatccgTTGAATATAGGCGGTGCAGgctttcctggcttgcttgaacttattccagttTTCCTCAATTGGATTGGCTTAAAaccaacggaaacttaccttcttgaccctaataacctctttacagctcccATCGAACCATGtgtttccttaggtctgatgcttttaaccctatttggGATAAAAGTTATCATttccaggagaatcaaacttgttatcatatcagcgctgATATCATCGTCACTtttgaggaagcatagtgaccagttaaagatcctcaaataattattaatgtTGGGGACTTATTTTTTGGGACTTTGTTTCATTTTCGAATTTGAGGGTTAATTTCATAATGCAGAAATTTGGTGGGTTATTTAATGTTTAACTTCTCATATTAAGTTATTATAATCAgtgcgatttgtcaaattgaaaattttgaaatttctcgacttttcaaggtccctagagtcgaaataaaagattttaagaaagatgtctgtgcgtgcgtgtacgtatgtacgtttgacgcccgtacgtccgtacgtgcaaacaagtatatttttcttgaaaaaaaatcgagttaacggtttttttataaataaaataactgaacgaatacaaaatgattttatctccaaaataattttttgcaacgaaaaataacgtttttaacatctggtaaaattttgagaaaagttgaattgacatttttttttacaaaaaataaaaacctaaacaaaaaaattaataaaaattgattttcgattcaaatatcttttcaacactttgagatattggctttaaagtactatttttttaaatatcgttgtcaacactcagtcaaattttgaagaaaatctaattaatagttttttttacaaaaaataaaaaccttacaaaaaaaaacaatactaaatcttggtaaaaatgtactttcgattcaaatagttttacaaaaattaaaaatactgtcttcaaactctttttatttcacagaaaatattgttttcgatattcagcagttttttgttcttaaatccaacagttcgttttttcataaaaaaaataaaatctacaaaaaatagtaagcaaatttagtaaaaattgatgttcggttcttcatatctctgaaattaatttcattcatccaatttgtaaaaatttaagaaattataattaaattggtaaaaatttattttcgactaaaaatctaaccaaactagattttcaaactaaactattcccttatatgaaaaatattgtttgtaatttaaatttttgtaagaataattgaactaacaacttttttaacccaacacgaaaacctacaaacttttaagcaagataaattgACAGACGTGATGTaaagttatcaaaaatataatggcgtcataaataaaatattatcacgCCGTCATTTTAATCGAAAGATTTTAAGCACAAAAttagaaactaaaaaaatatttcaaaaatgcttaAACTAGTCAAATATCACAATAAAAACagctaaaatttcaatttattcttgaagTTCTTAGCTTAATTGCTTACCCATTTtgattcaaattatattttcaaaaaagtgacaTCAAAAAATCACTTCTTTGTCAACACATGATTTacgcctttttttaataatcgaacttttatttttattcacttttttactgcacaattaaaataaattttcttatttttctctaGCGAACTTAACACTAAAGAAaccgaattcaaattttcaaattcaaccgCCAATTAACATTGCTAACCATACAGAACAAACCAACCGAAGACCGACGATAACAGAGCTacggaatgaatgaatgaaaaagaaaataattcaacCGTTATTCACATTTTACAAGAGAAAACACTTAATTTCCCAAttaatcgatatttttattgcatttacTTAAACTTAACAACTAAgttcacattttgtttaaacttttttttaccgcacattgaaaataaatatttttaattaattttttggtttcgaATTCGAGACAAACGCGAACACAAGAATTTCACAAATAGTTAGGTACTGCCAAATACCAACGATAATGTTGAGCGGAAATGAACTAAAATATGTCATGGCGGCCGATGGCAGCGAATAGAAGTAATGGTCGTGTTCATTGGGTTTAAATGTTTAGCGTTTGTGCTAAATAAATTCCAGACACAAGGTTTActttaaaacttataatttatttctctaaaaattctaatataatgaaattagttttggttaaaaaacaGCGTTGCACGAGGCAGTCTAGACGAGATCAGAAATAAGAGTAAAAAAGTATCTCAAGGTGCAGCTGCGTCTAGAACGTTACTTAGGttctttttgtatctttcttttcTACGATCGCTGCGCCATCTGTCAAAGACTGGAAATTTGCAAAAGGTCGTCAATGGTAGCCACATAACTCCCCCTCTAGTACCGAAGGGACGATTTAATTAGTTGTCAAATTTAACTCGATGCTGAACATCTGTTTtgatttgtagatttttttcatttttctttaaaattgaccGAATCTTTGTTGTGGAAAGCTGGTTTAATTCGACTTGACTCGGTGTTTGACGATGATCGCTTGATGTTGGAAGACTTGGTTCTCGGGCTGTGCTGTTTCCGAGTGAGATGTATGCTGGTTTTAGACGTTCTGTTGATACATTTAAAATCCGTCCATCTGCGTTTATTGTAAAAAGACGattgttaattctttttattacaGGATGAGGACCAGAGTATGGTTGTTCCAATGGCTTTTGTAACGCAATCGCGTCGAAGAAAAACATGTGAAGATTTGTACAGGTCAGGTGAAACGAACAATTTTGTGTTGGTGGCATGATTTGATGTCGTAGATGCACGAAACTTGCGCATGACCTCTCGATGTTTTTGAACGAATATCTGTGGGTCAGAGAAAGTGTCTTGGTTAACAAAGAACTCACCAGGTATGGTTAAACTCGTTCCATAGAGCATTTCGGCTGCGGACGCTTTAATGTCTTCTTTGTAGGTTGTTCGAAGTCCCATTAGTACTGTTGGAAGTGCGTCTACCCAATTTGTCTTCTCGTGGCACATCAGAGCGGTCTTCAAAGAGCGATGCCATCGTTCCACTAGTCCGTTTGAAGCAGGGTGATAAGGTGCAGTTCTTACCCTCGTGGTGCCAATCAACTTCATGAGCGCTGAGAAAAGGGCAGACTCAAATTGAGTACCTTGGTCGGTCGTGATTTTGATTGGTGAGCCGAATCGGGAAACCCAACGGTTGTAAAATGCAGCTGCGACTGTTTCTGCACTCATCTCTTGTAGAGGTATAGCTTCCGGCCATCTGCTGAAACGGTCAATCATTGTCAGACAATATCTGTTTCCTTTGCAATGCGGGAGGACAATTAGATCGATGGTACATGTTGAAAACGTTGGTCTGGAACATTGATTGGTTCCGGTGATTGTTTTGTGTGTCGATTGATTTTTCAACGTTGACATTGAACACAAGTACGAGACCATTCCAGGGCGTCTTTTCTGATGTTTGGCCAAATGAATTTCTCCCTGAGTAGGCGACTGGTAGACCTTCCGCTGGGATGAGACAAATTGTGTATCGCTTCAAAGGCTTGTCGACGTAGAGACGATGGTATATATGGTCGAATCAGGTTGTCCGAAATGTCGCAATAAATTTTGATGCCAGGTTCTAAGGTTAATTTGGTCAATTTGAGGGAAGTGTTTCCTGGCCTTAGAAGTTCTTGTAGTTCAGGATCCAGCAGTTGCGACAGATGTAATTCACGTTGATCGAACTGTGATGGCATTGTTAAAGCGTAAACTCTTGACAGCGCGTCTGCCACGGTGTTGTCTTTGCCGGGAAGATAAATTATGTCTGTTGTGAACTGCGATATAAAGTCCAATTGTGTCAACCGGCGTTGGGGAGCTTTGTCGGAGCTCTGCTGAAAGGCATAGATCAGTGGCTTGTGATCCGTATGCACCACGAAGCGACGACCATCCAGTATGTGTCTGAAGAAACGTATGGCAAGGTAAATAGCAAGAAGTTCCCGATCATAAGTGCTGTATCGAGCCTGGGATTTTGAAAGTTTGCACGAAAAGAATCCGATTGGTTTATTATAAGTCGAGTCTGTTTGTTCCAACTTGGCGCCGACTGCGGTGTCTGAGGCATCAGTTGTCAGAACCAGTGATGAATCTTGATTGAGGTGCGTCAGTAAAGTTGTTTGTTTGATGCTGTTCTTGCACTCTTGAAAAGCCTTTTCAGCCAGAGGATTCCATGGAACCGGTCGTTTGTCGTTCCGTTTCGAATCCTTGATGAGTCCATTCAATGGTGCTTGCATGTGAGCACAACTCGGAATATAGCGACGGTAATAGTTGACTATTCCTAGAAAACGACGTAGTTCGTTTATAGTGGCTGGCTTTGGATAGTTTGATATAGCGTTGACCCTGTCTTCTGGTGGTCTGCAACCAACTTTATTTATAGTGTGTCCAAGATATGTTACCTCAGATTTCGCAAATTGGCATTTAGAGATGTTGATTACAAGACCGTACTGTTGGAGACGTTGCAGGACTTGAAGAACATGCTGTTTGTGTTCTTCTTCTGAATTGGAGGCAATCAGGATGTCATCGATGTAGCAGAAAACGAAATCCAGACTGCGAAGAACTATATCCATAAACCGTTGGAAAGTTTGAGTAGCGTTCTTAAGGCCGAATGGCATGACCAAAAACTCAAACAATCCGAAGGGGGTTGTGATCGCAGTCTTCTCAATGTCTTCAGGTGCCATCGGAATCTGATAATACGCTTTATCCATGTCCAAGATTGAGAAACAAGATTTGTTATATAAGTTTTCGGTGAAATCCATAATGTGTGGTATCGGGTATCTATCGGGTTGTGTTTGGGCATTCAACCGTCGATAGTCACCACAACATCTCCAGCCACCAGTTTTTTTCTCAACGAGATGATTTGGACTAGCCCATGGGCTGCTGGATACGCGACAATATCCCTTTTTGACGAAATTCTCGATGTCTGCTTTGGCTTGTTTAAGCTTTTGCCCGGTGAGACGTCTTGGACGTTCTGCGTTTGGCTGGCCTGTAGTTATTATGCGGTGTTGCGTCTGAGTGGGTTTCGTTTTAGAACAGTTGCTGTTGGCAAGTACAAATTGTTTCACCAGGCTAATGTATGTGTCAGGTCCATTGATGGAAAGTAGACTAGTGATGTCGGTTGACTCAATTTTACCAGGAGCCGTTAGCGATGTCGTCTTGACGATGATGCGTTTTGCcttcaaatcaattaaaagcCCTTAGTGTGCCAGTAGGTCTGCTCCAATGATTGCTGTTTTAACGTCTGCGATGATGAACGGCCATGTTATAGCCCTCCGAAGCCCGATGTTGAGCGTGAGGGTTTTGCTGCCGTAGGTGTGAATTGGGGTGTTGTTAGCCGCAAGAAGAATAAGATCTCCTCTCTGGTTTGGGCAATCATTGGAACGAGGTAGGACGCATATCGTTGAGCCAGAatcaagtaagaatttttgatgaGTCTCCTTGTCGAAGATAAAAAGGCGGCTTTCTTTGTTGTGTTGAGCACTGTTGTCAACCGCCTTGGATGAGAACAGGCTGGTTagttttttgtggaaaaattgCATGGGTTGTCACATCTTCTTGCTTCCTTTCCATACTTCCTGTGGAAAAAACAAACAGtacctttttttatgaaacccTTCTTACCTTTGAAACGGATCTGTTTCTGGACTGCGTTCGAGATCTGTTTTGACTGACTTTGAGACTTTGCACGAGTGTTGTAAGGCTGGACAGTGCAGATTCTACCTCTGTCAGGCGTTGATCGAGGGAATTGTTGTTTCGACATTCATTTACCTCTGCAGCGAAAACGAGATTTGGTGCTGTCGACATGTTGTCTATGATTTTGTCTGCTATCTCAGATAAAGCAGTGAGGCCAATGTCTAGACTTGCAGAAAGAATTCCCCTCACATGGTTCGGCATTCTTGACATCCAAATTGTGGAGAGCATATCGTCGGGAACATTTTGTCCCGCAAGTCTTCTCATCTCTCTCAACAAACTTGAAGGACGCTTGTCGCCGAGTTCGAGTGATGTCATAAGCTTATTCAATTGTCGCTCCTTGGACTCAGTAAACCTCcctattaattgtttttttaaggtagGATATTTGTCAGTGACTGGTGGTGTTTGCACCAAATCCGAAACCTAATTTAGGATTTCAGGATCCAAGGCAGCGATTATGGCATTGAATTTACTGTTGTCGGAAGAGATTCTGTTGTTGTGAAACTGCGCCTCAATTTGTACAAACCACAAGGCTGGATTTATTTTCCAGAATGGTGGAATCCTGAGGTTCTTCAAGGCTGCAACTTCGGCTAGCGTTGATGCTTGCACAATAGTGTCGCTGGTGTTTGCAGCTGTACCTGCTGGTGGGTCCATGTTGGTTGTCTTATCTTGTGCTGGGTAATTTCAACGAGATCACGTCGGGGTCACCACTTTAGCGTTTGTGCTAAATAAATTCCAGACACAAGGTTTActttaaaacttataatttatttctcttaaaattctaatataatgaaattagttttggttaaaaaacaGCGTTGCACGAGGCAGTCTAGACGAGATCAGAAATAAGAGTAAAAAAGTATCTCAAGGTGCAGCTGCGTCTAGAACGTTACTTAGGttctttttgtatctttcttttcTACGATCGCTGCGCCATCTGTCAAAGACTGGAAATTTGCAAAAGGTCGTCAATGGTCGCCACAAATGCTTGGATTCCAAACTATTAGAATTATGGTGAACTAAAACCCCGATTACGAGAGTGGATTGAGAAATCGAAACGAATCCTAATTTAGATTTCTTTGGATTTCGTTGGATCGAAAGGAGACTGCAAGTTTGAATTTACATGAAGCCGTAATAAAATCCATGATAGAAAGTTATTTCTAATTTTACAAAGGCACGATagactttaaatataaaataaccaGAAAGGGTATTAGTTCAATTTATTGTAAACTAATAATATTTGCTTCTAATAACCCAAATGGTCATTTGAAGAACTTGTTAAAGTGTGCATTCAAGCTGTTTTCCAAGTTTTTCGGGACGTTTAACCAATTTAGTGTGGCGTTTTTGTcacgtttttaacaaaacaaaacagtagATTGGATTTTGTTATAACTTTTTCTtaacatcaatattttataagagaattaagttttatattttttcaagaagtTTTTACAAGTTTGttcgttcaatttttgttttaaatttaaccgaatgtcaaaaacattattatttgttgaataAGATTATCATGTTTTGTTTATAGTACAGGGTGCGTCAAAAAAACCTCTCGTATTTTTAGTAGTTTATATTTAacgctatttatagataaaatggtattccgggtatagatagatagaggttttcgtgccgtttttagtaatcataatggcgcGGCGGCGCGCGTGGCACGGTGATTATCGTGAatttgtcgtagaggaatatatccgtaatgGTGGTTCGGCGATTACTCCTTAGCGAGCATTTTGCATTCGATTTGAACTTGGACGATATGATCCTGTTCCggataaaaaacaattgaagtTTGGTTATCAAACTCTAGAGCAACGGGTTCTGCGCTAAGGAGAAAATCGTCTGGCCGACCTTTATCCGCAATGACGCCGGATAACGTGGCACGTGTAAGTGCGTCACATCTTCATATgcatatgtacaaaaatatgaTCGCACAAGAATTAAGTGAGAGAGGAACCACAAAaaagtctggttccaacaagatggagccacagcacacacttcacggcGTTCGCTAACCGTTTTGAAAGAGATGTTTCCAGGGCATCCTCATTCTTTACGAGGAGACATtacctggccaccaaggtcccTCGGTTAAtcaccttgtgatttttttgGGGACATTTAAAGACCAAAGTCTACACTCATCGCCCAACATCTTTGGAAGCACTTAAGGATGCAATACTCAGGAAGTGGCAGCCATTACACCACAAATGAGCCTCTGATGGTAGTtggacgcttgctataagcttactactttctgaaaaaaaaagaagaaaaaaaatgaagtgaaaaaaagaaaaaatcgacgagcaatggaaaactcccgggaaaggcttcgtaaatgtattaataataaaggacaatatttaacggatgtaatgtttaaaactaagtaataattattttattttatgtaaaatggcataatatttaattaaaaaaattcaataaaatttttctgttaaattgtttatttatttgtcattgccttttaaaatataggagatctttttgccggactcTGTATAatcgacaaatatttttaattttcagttcttcaatatttatttttctaattatttatttgcacttcccaatttttgttctcaatctatgatcgcaatattattgttttgcaaattatttgtctattatttgacaGTCACAATTATTTGTCAGTTCCAATCGATAGATGGAGACATCTGCCATCTATCGTTTGGAGCTGGATTAAGtaagtattcaatagatggGGGATTGCCAAACTTACAAACGTTTTGCATAAGCTAAAATTTAATAGCATAACCACTATGCATCAAACAGAACTGTGCcagatttaataaaacttttcggACAGACTTTACCAGTTACACCTTGCTCTACTTTCACTGATGAGATTAACGGATGTTTAAAACTATCATTCTTTTGGCGAAGtattgaaaaaggaaaaaaatgaattgatttaGAGTATCTTTCTGGATATACAGAGTAATTACTTGAATCATAACTGGCTCAGTCATAGGGCTATTTTGGCAgccaaaaatgttaatgttgaTGTTGTTATACCAGGCGATCTGatgtcttttaaatcaatcgagtaaatttttctattaaattttttaattcgattaaAGATTGGTTCacctaaatattattttcatgcgTAATTTGAATCCACACTACACAGCTACACGTTTGGTCATCAAATAGATCACCGGAGATATCACTGAACCATTTAAACTGGAaagatacgacaaatagttttcgaggtAAAcgtgaaaatatgaaacaaactccatgtttctcttaacttcCGCAAtagctcacgtcggattcttggggacttttttttggtCATCACCAGACAATTTTGaagtgaaggcaatttttttattcatagacTGGTCTAGTCGTAGGAATTTGTAATGtatcaaaaaaatcttttaaaaaatattttctgtgttttaagctttaaaaatgtaaaaaaaacataaattcataacatttttatttgaaaatcgttaggtcaatttttttttttttattaattttgtacgtttaaatttgttaactttTACTATGCAGTTACTTAGAGCTTacgtttaatttcaattttgtaataaaaattatgaCCACTTTTCGAGatattaaatttcgaaaaaaattttaaatact
This window of the Eupeodes corollae chromosome 3, idEupCoro1.1, whole genome shotgun sequence genome carries:
- the LOC129950504 gene encoding uncharacterized protein LOC129950504 — translated: MIDRFSRWPEAIPLQEMSAETVAAAFYNRWVSRFGSPIKITTDQGTQFESALFSALMKLIGTTRVRTAPYHPASNGLVERWHRSLKTALMCHEKTNWVDALPTVLMGLRTTYKEDIKASAAEMLYGTSLTIPGEFFVNQDTFSDPQIFVQKHREVMRKFRASTTSNHATNTKLFVSPDLYKSSHVFLRRDCVTKAIGTTILWSSSYGRILNVSTERLKPAYISLGNSTAREPSLPTSSDHRQTPSQVELNQLSTTKIRSILKKNEKNLQIKTDVQHRVKFDN